Below is a genomic region from Fibrobacter sp. UWH6.
CATTATCATCAAATCCAGTATTTTTATCGCCGTCAAGAGTAAAACTGACTGTCGTATATCCAGACGCATTGCTTTTGAAATCAAAGGTTTCAAACAAAACGCCAATTTGAGTTTGCTCAGCAATATCAGCTGCAATCTGCTTATTTGTGGAATAAGAAAGTGAGGTTTTCTTTTTAATCTGAACGGACACCTTATGCTGATTAGGATCCGTCGTATCTACAGCAAAGGTCCACTCTGAGTGCCTACGAGTGTCACTCATAAGCCTTTGAACTAACGCATCAGCATCTACCCTAAATTCTTTATACGCTTTATCGTAAGCAGCCTCAGCAGCATGATACTCAGTTTCAGCGTCATTCACGGCATCCACAAGATCTGCATAACCTTCATCATTCGGATCTGCATTATCAAGGAGCTCCTTGAGATCATCCCAATGTGTTTTCTTGTTATCCCTATCTAATTTTTGTGTCTTTGTTCCTTCATCGCGCAAATCATCAACAACTCCGCATACATATTTTTTTACGGATTTAACATCTTGCTTATACTGTATCTTTTGACCACTTACAACATCTGCCAAAGAAAGCGCTTCCGGCTCACTTCCAGTGCCATTCTCATAGACAAGCAAACCTTCCATCTTGGAATCGCTCGCAGAAATATTATAGTCACCAAACTGATTAACCGAAGAATCGGCTTCCTCAATCCAATCGTCTGCAAGCGTGGCATCCATCAAGAGTCTCGGTTCGAGAGACTCGATCTTGTAATTGTTACGGTTTTTCTTGGACTTTTTGTTCTTCTTGTTGAGTTTAGACACATAACCCCTATAGCCTTTCAAAGGAAAGGCTTTGTTAATTTGTTTAAAATCTTGTTATAGTTAGTAGTTTTTTACACAGCGGATGGAAAGAGCATTTGTCTTAAGAGCCCCTCCACTCCGACTAAAAGAATTTTTGTTAACATAGGCCGCTTGAGCAACATCCTCTTGACTTTTATGTTGTTGCGGCAGATAATAGCCCACAGACTCAGTAATGTGTTCGAATTTTTTTTCTTGCCAATACCCGGCTGGCAATATCGATAACCCGTAAGAATTCTTGCTACCAAATCCGGCAACCTTCGAACCCATATAGTAGGCGAAACTATCCCCTGTTTTTTGGTCCAAGTACGCCCATTCGCCCCCATTCACAACATGCCATCCTTCCGGGCAGATTCCCTGATGTTGGACATAATTCGCTGGTTCAATATATCCGCTTGGATATTCAAACTTTTGCGCACAAGCATCCGCTTCAATAGACACCGAATCGCATACGGCAGGAAAGCCCATTGCGTTGCTCCAAGTATAGAGCCCACCCCAACCGTTGTCACAATACCACGGGTCATCATCGTAACAGTACTTGGTCCCTTTTCCCTGAACCGTACCGCCTGGCACCCTCTCACCGTAATTCAAATTTTCTACAAAAAAGACCAACGTTCGTTCATAAACATCATCATATAAGCTTACCGTACGGTATTTTTTCCCGTCACGCGGGTCCGTAAAATCTCCGTACTTGACATCCGGATTGAATTGTTCCGTCATGTCAAAATAGCTACTGCTGCTCGGCGCATTTGCCTGTTCCATGGAATCTAGATTAAGCCATTGCCCTCCATGGCAAATCATTTGATAATCGCTCCCATGCCAATAGGTTTCCCCCTCACAAGTTTCTGTACATTCCACTAGGCATTGTAATTCTTTAGGCAAGGAACTGGAAAATCCACCCGCACTACTCGATGCGCTCGTATTCTTGCCGGAACTTGAAGATTTTGCGCTGCTGCCTCCAGCCGACGAATTTACGCTGGAACTCGATTTCGCAGAGGAAGAGCTGTTCGTAGTCGAAGACGAGACACTGCTGCTAGATTTGTCTCCATTGCCGTCACTGGTCCCGTCGCCGCTGCTCAGGATTTCGCTAGACGAGGATTCCTTTTCCGGTTCAACGAAGCTGCTGCTGTCGTCGTCACCGCAGGCGGTAAAGAACATGGTTGCCGCGAACAGGGCCAGGGCAAAAGGTAACAGTCGATTCATTTGTTCACTCCAAAGAAAGAAGATAGAAATTGTTGATGAGGCACGAGGTTCGAGGGCGCTCGCGGGGCTCGCTTCGAGGTTAAAATTTGGCGCCGTTGGCGCGGGGTTTTAATTATGAACTATGAATTATAAGAGAAAATTTGGCGGCTTCGCCGCGGGTTTAGAGGTTCGCTGCGGAACAACGTATCAGCGGCGGAAAACCGTGTAAGCGGAAAAAACTTGAGGAACCTTAAGTCTTGAGGGGACTCTCGATGCCCACAATCGCCTTCTCCTGCGGCGAAGCCGCGTAACTCACAACTCATAGTTCACAGCTCATAACTCATAATTTTTTCAAAGGTGAAACAACTTCATAGGCAAAAAATATACATCCCAAAATTAGTAAATAATAAGCCGGATGTCATACAAAATCATCCCAAAACTTTACTTTATATTGAAATAAAAAAAATTACTTAATACAAAAATCTTACACCGTAAAATTACAAACAACTTACAATATTACAACATAAAAAAAAATGCGGCATCCCGTAAGGTTGCCGCAAATTTCACGTTTTCAAAAAAAAAATTAAGTCTTCTTCGGCTTTTTAAAAAATTTATATGTGAGCATCATTTTTACGCAGCGAGCACATCAAGAGTCTTGGTTCTAGAGACTCAATTTTGTAATTATTGCGGTTGTTTTTCTTAGACTTTTTGTTCTTCTTGTTGAATTTAGACACATAACCCCTATAGCCTTTCAAAGGAAAGGCTTTGTTAATTTGTTTAAAATCTTGTTATAGTTAGTAGTTTTTTACACAGCGGATGGAAAGAGCGTGAATCTTACTAGCTCCCCCCGATCGTTCAAAAAAATTCTTTTCCACATATACTGCACGACCAGCAATTTCATTACTATTATGCTGTTGAGGAAGATAAAAACCTGCAGACAACTTAATTTGGTCAAATTTTCCCAACTGCCAATACCCCGCAGGCAGTATCGACAGGCCGTAGTTGTTGCTACCGAAGCCGGCGACCTTCGAGCCCATGTAGTACGCGACGCTGTTGCTGCTTTTTGTCTGAAGATTCGCCCATTCGCCATCATTCGCTATATGCCAGCCATCCGGGCAAAGCCCCTGGTGAATGATTTCACCGTCAATCAATTTTCCATCTTTGTCTCGAGCAAAAGAATAATTGCATTGTTCTGACCCCAGCGAGACAGAATCACAGACCGAAGGAAGGTTCATGGCGTTGCTCCAGGTATAGAGTCCGCCCCAGCCGTTCTCGCAGTACCACGGGTCGTCATCGTAGCAGTACTTGGTCGAGTCGCCCTGTAGCGTGCCGCCCGCAATCATCTTTCCAAAATTGAGATTTTCCGCGAAATACACAAGCGTGTCCGTATAATAGATGCCATCCTTCAGGCTAACCGTCCGATACTTCTGTCCGTCGCGAGGGTCGGTGAACTCGCCGTAAGACACCTTCTCGTTAAACTGGTTTGTCATATCAAAGTAACTACTGCTAGACGTATTCGCATTTTCCATGGAATCAAGATTAAGCCATTGTCCACTACGGCAAATCATCTGGAAACCATCTTTATGATGATAGGTCACTCCTTCACAATCTTCCGTACACTCAACAAAACACATCAACTCTTTAGGAAAGGAACTTGAACTAAACAAAAACATATCATCACTTGAAGAACTGCTCATGGAGTCCGTGGACGAGTTTGATTTTGCGGAGGAAGAGCTGTTCGTTGACGAAGACGAAACGCTACTGCTAGACTTGTCATCTTTGCTGCTGCAAGACGAGGGGCTAGAGCCTTCGTGGCTGTCGCCACTCAGGGTAGCGCCGCTGCTCAGGATTTCGCTAGACGAGGATTCCTTTTCCGGTTCAACGAAGCTGCTGCTGTCGTCGTCACCGCAGGCGGTAAAGAACATGGTTGCCGCGAACAGGGCCAGGGCAAATGGTAGCAATCGTTTCATTCGTCTAGTAAAGTTGTCGCTTCGCTTGTCTTGAATCAATTAAGCCTTCTTCGGCTTTTCGGCAGGGGCTGCCGCCTGCATGCCGATGTCAATCTTTCCGAATTTCGCTTCGTAGGCATTCAAGGTGGCCCCAAGCATGATGGCGAGGCGCTTGGCCGTGTACGGGGTCATCACCACGCGCTCGGCTATTTCCACGTTCACCTTGCCCTGGTTCATGTTCCAGGCCTGATTCAAGCCCAGAAGCATCATGATTTCTTCACGGCCGCCCACGACGTTCGTTGCGTTCACGTAAAGGCTTTTCATGTTGCCGTCGTTCCAGACTACTTCTGGAAGGGAGTTGGCCGCTTTATTTTCTTTTTTTTCGTTCATGAGAATAGCTCCAAATAAAATAACACGCCAAATGTAACAACAACAAACTATAAAAAAACTTATTTTAACTTTATTTGCGTTCTTTTTACAAAAGTAACTTTTTTTTCTTCTTGTATTTTCCGTGTTTATTTTTATTTTTGTGCCCATTTTCTATACAACGGTATCTTTATGCAAGTCAAACAGGCTTTCTCCTTTGCAATGTGCGTCATTGCAGCATGTGTCATCGGCTGCTCTCCAACAAATTCCGAAGACAGCGAATACTCAAAATGGAGTTTTTCCGGCTCTGTCGTCGACGCCTCGAATAACGCAACTCTTTGTGGGGTAAAGATTTCATACCAAAACGCCTCCGGAGATCTCAAATCCACGGAAACCGACGAGGCCGGCAACTTTTTCATCGACGATTTGCCGTACGGTTCGCGAACCTTCACCTTCACGCACAGGGAAATTCAAAAAAAGGACACCTTGTACTACGCACCGCACGTCGAAACGGTCAACTCGACCAGCGAATCCTCGCACATGGAGGGGGTCGTCGCCACGTCATCCATGGTGATAAGGCTTTCTCCCCTCAACGCGGCCCTCAATGGAGAACTCTACATAAACGAAGCCAGTTCCGGGAAAGCCGTCCCGATAAAGGGGGCCTCCATATCCATCGTCCACCAGAGCGAAGATTACGTGAACCTGTTCCCCGAAACCTTTGACGGCTCGTCCGATTCACTCGGGAAGTTCACGTTCAAGAACTTGCCCGCAGATTCCGGGCTCGTCCTCAAAATAGCCCCCGTCACATACAACGGGTTGCGCTACACCGCTACAGACAAAATCCTTCCACGCCTCAAGCCGAACGGCGCCATCGATCTGGGACGCACGTACCTCCAGCAGGACACCCTTGTCAAAAAGCAAAACGACATCAAGGCCTCTAACG
It encodes:
- a CDS encoding FISUMP domain-containing protein, producing MNRLLPFALALFAATMFFTACGDDDSSSFVEPEKESSSSEILSSGDGTSDGNGDKSSSSVSSSTTNSSSSAKSSSSVNSSAGGSSAKSSSSGKNTSASSSAGGFSSSLPKELQCLVECTETCEGETYWHGSDYQMICHGGQWLNLDSMEQANAPSSSSYFDMTEQFNPDVKYGDFTDPRDGKKYRTVSLYDDVYERTLVFFVENLNYGERVPGGTVQGKGTKYCYDDDPWYCDNGWGGLYTWSNAMGFPAVCDSVSIEADACAQKFEYPSGYIEPANYVQHQGICPEGWHVVNGGEWAYLDQKTGDSFAYYMGSKVAGFGSKNSYGLSILPAGYWQEKKFEHITESVGYYLPQQHKSQEDVAQAAYVNKNSFSRSGGALKTNALSIRCVKNY
- a CDS encoding FISUMP domain-containing protein, with the translated sequence MKRLLPFALALFAATMFFTACGDDDSSSFVEPEKESSSSEILSSGATLSGDSHEGSSPSSCSSKDDKSSSSVSSSSTNSSSSAKSNSSTDSMSSSSSDDMFLFSSSSFPKELMCFVECTEDCEGVTYHHKDGFQMICRSGQWLNLDSMENANTSSSSYFDMTNQFNEKVSYGEFTDPRDGQKYRTVSLKDGIYYTDTLVYFAENLNFGKMIAGGTLQGDSTKYCYDDDPWYCENGWGGLYTWSNAMNLPSVCDSVSLGSEQCNYSFARDKDGKLIDGEIIHQGLCPDGWHIANDGEWANLQTKSSNSVAYYMGSKVAGFGSNNYGLSILPAGYWQLGKFDQIKLSAGFYLPQQHNSNEIAGRAVYVEKNFFERSGGASKIHALSIRCVKNY
- a CDS encoding DUF3467 domain-containing protein, with product MNEKKENKAANSLPEVVWNDGNMKSLYVNATNVVGGREEIMMLLGLNQAWNMNQGKVNVEIAERVVMTPYTAKRLAIMLGATLNAYEAKFGKIDIGMQAAAPAEKPKKA